The following proteins are co-located in the Desulfoscipio sp. XC116 genome:
- a CDS encoding desulfoferrodoxin, protein MTELRQIYKCNVCGNIVEILHAGKGQLVCCNKPMILLAENTVDAAREKHVPVIEKADGKVTVKVGDVAHPMEEKHFIEWIEIIADGQTYRQFLNPGDKPEAIFNVSADNITARAYCNLHGNWKA, encoded by the coding sequence ATGACTGAATTAAGACAAATTTACAAATGTAATGTTTGCGGCAATATCGTGGAAATTTTGCATGCGGGTAAGGGACAACTCGTCTGCTGCAACAAACCCATGATACTGCTGGCGGAAAACACTGTGGATGCTGCCAGGGAAAAACACGTACCGGTGATCGAAAAAGCCGACGGCAAGGTAACGGTCAAAGTAGGCGACGTGGCGCACCCCATGGAAGAAAAACATTTCATCGAGTGGATTGAGATTATTGCGGATGGCCAAACCTACAGGCAGTTTTTAAACCCCGGCGACAAACCCGAGGCGATATTTAATGTAAGCGCCGACAACATTACAGCCAGGGCATACTGCAACCTACACGGCAACTGGAAGGCATAA
- a CDS encoding DUF362 domain-containing protein, with the protein MSDAVSIVKCSNYAYERVRGAVKESIDLLGGMEQFVKPGQRVLLKINLLTAAPPEKAVTTHPAVVSALAELVRNAGGRPLVADSPGPIPYTSAGLKRAYKAAGLLDMAEAGVFDLNWDTSVQWLSFAGGQTIKRIEVISPVIKCDVIIAVPKLKTHMFTTFTGAAKILFGVIPGLTKAGYHAKLQTSEQFAGMLLDIVNAVKPALFVMDGVLALEGDGPGLHGIPRSLGIVMASRNPIAMDAVACDIIDINPLDVPMLSVAVDRGMWDGNLDNLPVVGAPTGEVAVKDFKKPSRVARDARGLDRLAGYQRIWAPVVKQALTPRPVPGKEKCSGCATCYTACPQGAVTISKGRAFINDSACIRCYCCHEMCPEAAIELKFGLLGRIIRRFGLLGKL; encoded by the coding sequence TTGAGCGATGCAGTAAGTATAGTAAAATGCAGCAATTATGCATATGAACGGGTAAGGGGTGCCGTTAAGGAGAGTATTGACTTGCTGGGCGGAATGGAGCAATTTGTTAAGCCTGGCCAGCGGGTGCTGCTCAAGATAAATTTGCTGACCGCGGCGCCGCCTGAGAAGGCCGTCACCACTCACCCCGCCGTGGTTTCGGCGCTGGCTGAACTGGTGCGAAATGCAGGCGGACGACCCCTGGTGGCCGACAGCCCAGGTCCCATCCCTTATACTTCGGCCGGATTAAAGAGAGCATACAAGGCCGCCGGTTTATTAGATATGGCCGAGGCCGGTGTGTTTGATTTGAATTGGGATACATCCGTTCAATGGTTGTCTTTTGCCGGTGGTCAAACGATTAAGCGCATTGAAGTTATTAGTCCCGTAATCAAATGCGATGTTATCATAGCGGTGCCGAAATTAAAAACACATATGTTTACCACCTTCACAGGTGCCGCTAAAATTCTCTTCGGGGTCATCCCCGGCCTCACCAAGGCAGGTTATCACGCTAAGCTGCAGACCAGTGAACAATTTGCCGGTATGTTGCTGGACATTGTTAATGCCGTCAAACCGGCATTGTTTGTAATGGACGGAGTCTTAGCCCTTGAGGGAGACGGGCCGGGGTTACATGGTATCCCCCGTTCCCTGGGTATCGTGATGGCGAGTCGGAACCCCATAGCTATGGATGCCGTTGCCTGCGATATTATCGACATTAATCCACTGGATGTGCCCATGTTGAGTGTTGCCGTGGACAGAGGCATGTGGGACGGTAACTTGGATAATCTGCCGGTTGTTGGTGCGCCAACCGGGGAAGTGGCGGTTAAAGATTTTAAAAAACCCTCCAGGGTGGCGCGGGATGCCAGGGGTTTGGACCGTCTGGCCGGTTATCAGCGCATATGGGCTCCTGTTGTAAAGCAAGCCTTAACACCCCGTCCGGTGCCCGGCAAAGAGAAATGTTCCGGCTGCGCCACCTGTTACACCGCCTGTCCTCAGGGAGCTGTTACTATCAGTAAGGGCCGGGCCTTTATTAACGATAGTGCTTGCATACGCTGCTATTGTTGCCATGAAATGTGCCCCGAGGCGGCTATTGAGTTGAAATTCGGTCTTTTGGGCAGGATAATCAGACGCTTTGGCCTTTTGGGCAAGCTCTAA
- a CDS encoding HAMP domain-containing sensor histidine kinase: MDIKLKSIKYSIGAEVAAFVVVWLCIMCAAGSAVFLLYYHDTINNKGYYDTYQYKNEFSTLVSNVLEFNVKLKSEANIRSSGDAKDVVKSNLQRYYLLKKSLSDMVNFAYYFKNTQTGEVFTNIKTGDAIALIKKQPTVVYYNQWTYEPDYRFDHNIGQMLTEAPYEVYAAVIEPLKPGDEFYDSYINFTKAKTVSTYVAILLVSSTILMFLSFIYLVVVTGRREKGGKIALSFTDRIYTDVYSVLVFIAAVISVAIVTSMSYSLHNQVIMFIVALVFGIDILIGLSYVLSMIRQIKSGQIFSNTLCYKIFDLCFNGKTFKVWTLLLLIGYGVINGILFVAAADANSDEGFIVAVFLLIPFNTAAIYFAAKSLLSLTHIMEATQEISTGNLDYALDNSQMSVAFSGFAKNIRSIQGGMKKAVAEAIKGERMKTDLIANVSHDLKTPLTSIINYVDLLKKEDLNNGEADKYVYILEEKSARLKQLIEDLIEASKASSGNVNVHAEKVDLHELVIQACGEYEERIKKAELDIHVNDDDKKTFVSADGKHMWRIVENLLSNVVKYSMPHSRVYINIGESELYGLLTIKNISANPLDIPPEQLTERFVRGDASRTTEGSGLGLSIAQSLTNIQGGRFKIEIDGDLFKVMVEIPLWLRE; the protein is encoded by the coding sequence TTGGATATAAAATTGAAAAGTATTAAATATTCGATTGGCGCAGAAGTTGCTGCTTTCGTTGTTGTATGGCTTTGTATTATGTGTGCTGCCGGAAGTGCCGTGTTTCTATTGTATTATCATGACACAATAAATAATAAAGGCTATTACGATACTTACCAGTATAAGAATGAATTTAGTACATTGGTCAGTAATGTGCTGGAATTTAACGTTAAACTTAAGAGTGAAGCAAATATTAGATCATCCGGCGATGCGAAGGATGTTGTCAAGAGTAACTTGCAGCGTTATTACCTTCTAAAGAAGAGTCTTTCCGATATGGTGAATTTTGCTTACTATTTTAAAAATACCCAGACAGGAGAAGTTTTTACCAATATAAAGACCGGTGATGCCATTGCTTTAATAAAAAAACAGCCTACCGTTGTATATTATAACCAGTGGACATATGAACCGGATTATCGATTTGATCATAACATTGGGCAAATGTTGACGGAGGCACCGTATGAGGTTTATGCGGCCGTTATCGAACCGTTAAAACCGGGAGACGAATTTTATGATAGCTACATTAACTTCACCAAGGCTAAAACAGTATCAACCTATGTTGCTATTTTGTTGGTTTCATCAACCATCCTGATGTTTTTATCATTCATCTACCTGGTAGTTGTTACCGGACGTCGGGAAAAGGGAGGGAAAATAGCCTTATCGTTTACAGACCGGATTTACACAGATGTATACTCCGTACTGGTATTTATCGCCGCGGTGATTTCGGTAGCTATCGTAACCTCAATGTCATATTCATTGCACAATCAAGTGATAATGTTTATAGTGGCTTTAGTCTTTGGAATAGATATTTTGATTGGTTTGAGCTATGTATTATCAATGATCAGGCAGATCAAAAGCGGGCAAATATTTAGTAATACATTATGCTACAAAATTTTTGATTTGTGCTTTAACGGAAAAACTTTTAAAGTATGGACGCTGTTATTGCTTATAGGATATGGAGTGATTAACGGCATTTTATTTGTTGCAGCTGCCGACGCCAACTCGGATGAGGGATTTATAGTCGCTGTCTTTCTATTAATCCCCTTTAATACTGCCGCCATTTACTTTGCAGCCAAATCCCTCTTGTCCCTGACGCATATTATGGAAGCTACACAAGAAATATCAACTGGAAATTTAGACTATGCATTAGATAACTCTCAAATGTCGGTGGCTTTCTCGGGTTTCGCCAAAAATATCCGGAGTATCCAGGGGGGAATGAAAAAGGCCGTCGCCGAGGCTATAAAAGGTGAACGTATGAAAACCGACCTTATAGCCAATGTATCCCACGATCTAAAAACACCGCTGACTTCAATTATTAATTACGTGGACTTACTTAAGAAAGAAGATTTAAATAATGGGGAGGCGGATAAATACGTTTATATCTTAGAAGAAAAATCAGCCAGGTTAAAGCAATTAATTGAAGATTTGATTGAAGCGAGCAAGGCTTCCAGCGGTAATGTTAATGTGCATGCGGAAAAAGTTGATTTGCATGAACTTGTTATACAAGCGTGTGGTGAGTATGAGGAAAGAATAAAAAAAGCGGAACTGGACATACACGTCAATGACGACGATAAAAAAACATTCGTATCTGCTGATGGAAAGCATATGTGGCGTATTGTTGAGAATTTGTTGTCAAATGTAGTAAAGTATTCAATGCCGCATTCAAGAGTATATATCAATATTGGTGAAAGTGAACTATATGGCTTGTTAACTATAAAAAACATATCCGCCAATCCCCTGGATATCCCGCCCGAACAATTAACGGAACGTTTTGTCCGAGGTGATGCATCAAGGACGACGGAAGGATCGGGATTGGGGCTTTCTATTGCTCAGAGCTTAACAAATATACAGGGCGGTAGGTTTAAGATAGAAATTGATGGTGATTTATTTAAAGTGATGGTGGAAATACCTTTGTGGTTGAGAGAGTAA
- a CDS encoding EFR1 family ferrodoxin (N-terminal region resembles flavodoxins. C-terminal ferrodoxin region binds two 4Fe-4S clusters.) — protein sequence MNRKINAMYFSPTGTTKKIVSGIADQILENMNGQIAVKNIDFTLPGVRKEAVPFTAEDVVVIGVPVYAGRVPNVLLNYLNSIKGNGALAVSVVVYGNRNYDDAAIELKDILELNGFKVIAGGAFIGEHSFSKVLAQNRPDEKDMAIVSDFAKKIYIKIITQEQIENIIVKGNKPYRKYYMPKNTAGISVDIRKVTPKTNSNCIDCKLCVNVCPMGSIDYENVSKLNGICIKCGACIKKCPTQAKFYDDEDYLRHKLELEVGFADRKEPELFL from the coding sequence ATGAATAGAAAGATAAATGCAATGTATTTTAGCCCGACAGGTACAACTAAAAAAATAGTATCCGGAATAGCCGATCAAATTTTAGAGAATATGAATGGGCAAATAGCTGTAAAGAATATTGATTTTACTCTGCCGGGGGTCAGAAAAGAAGCGGTACCATTTACAGCGGAAGATGTTGTTGTTATTGGGGTTCCGGTCTACGCGGGAAGAGTCCCCAATGTATTGCTGAATTACTTAAATTCTATTAAAGGTAATGGTGCGCTGGCAGTTTCTGTAGTTGTATATGGGAATAGAAATTATGACGATGCTGCAATAGAATTAAAGGATATTCTTGAGTTAAATGGTTTTAAAGTTATTGCGGGGGGAGCTTTTATAGGAGAACATTCATTTTCAAAAGTTCTTGCCCAAAACAGGCCGGATGAAAAAGACATGGCTATAGTGAGTGATTTTGCCAAAAAAATTTATATTAAAATAATAACTCAGGAACAGATTGAAAATATTATTGTAAAAGGAAATAAACCTTATAGAAAATATTATATGCCTAAAAATACAGCTGGAATCTCTGTAGATATTAGAAAGGTTACTCCAAAAACCAATAGCAATTGCATTGACTGTAAGCTTTGTGTAAACGTTTGCCCCATGGGTTCCATTGATTACGAAAATGTATCTAAATTAAATGGTATTTGTATTAAATGTGGCGCCTGTATTAAAAAATGTCCCACTCAGGCCAAGTTTTATGATGATGAAGATTATTTAAGACATAAACTTGAGTTGGAGGTTGGTTTTGCCGACCGAAAAGAGCCGGAATTGTTTTTATAA
- a CDS encoding rubredoxin, which translates to MDKWVCELCGYIYDPAQGTDETAPGIPFEELPDDWVCPECLAEKDRFVIEYQAHQAMRNNPRG; encoded by the coding sequence GTGGATAAATGGGTGTGCGAGCTGTGCGGTTATATATATGACCCGGCCCAAGGCACCGATGAAACAGCACCAGGCATTCCGTTCGAAGAGCTGCCCGATGACTGGGTGTGTCCGGAATGCCTGGCGGAAAAGGACCGCTTTGTTATCGAATACCAGGCCCACCAAGCAATGAGAAACAATCCCAGAGGTTAA
- a CDS encoding tetratricopeptide repeat protein, with translation MKTFGLFLIISMLTRNPLLALLIIILIYVFIDRSFIGILPDFAAPLRRKKRQGELQREVEVNPHNANARMELGELYFERGDYNRAVEQLQKALLKMEDSALAHFYLGASMLRLGRAEGLKEVARAIQINPKVAQGYPYFYLIKYGSKDNSAQTAELQGNLLRYGSVRTFYEAGKYFRSAGQPDMAGRFFKEVLDIYRISSPTMRRKFRRMALYAKLFGGGKK, from the coding sequence ATGAAAACCTTTGGACTTTTTTTGATTATCTCCATGCTTACCCGCAACCCACTGCTGGCATTACTAATTATCATTTTAATTTATGTGTTCATTGACCGTAGTTTTATAGGTATTTTACCCGATTTCGCGGCCCCCCTGCGCCGGAAGAAAAGGCAGGGCGAGCTGCAACGCGAAGTTGAAGTTAACCCCCACAATGCCAACGCCCGTATGGAACTGGGTGAGCTGTACTTTGAGCGAGGCGACTATAACCGGGCAGTGGAACAGCTGCAAAAGGCGCTGTTAAAAATGGAAGACTCGGCACTGGCCCATTTTTACCTGGGGGCTTCCATGCTACGCTTGGGCCGGGCGGAGGGGCTAAAAGAGGTTGCCAGGGCCATACAAATTAACCCCAAAGTGGCCCAAGGCTATCCCTATTTTTACTTGATAAAATATGGGAGTAAGGATAACAGTGCACAAACAGCAGAGCTGCAAGGAAACTTATTGCGCTATGGCTCGGTGAGAACATTTTACGAGGCCGGTAAATATTTTAGGAGCGCGGGGCAGCCGGATATGGCCGGCAGGTTTTTTAAAGAAGTGCTGGATATTTACCGCATTTCCTCCCCCACCATGCGCCGCAAATTCCGCCGCATGGCCCTGTACGCCAAGTTATTCGGCGGCGGGAAAAAATGA
- the lepB gene encoding signal peptidase I: protein MKILTKIWDWIGTCGIAFAVTLFISIFIFQPYKVEGHSMDPTLHDQERIYVSKLQHTFLSIPDYKDIVIIDSRINRDRTLKDDVLEFPVFQLLLGKTDHIYYVKRVIGKPGDVIEFKDNKFYRNGVELNEPYIKEAMNYASEEKWVVPENHIFVMGDNRNFSHDSRAIGFIPLDHNMGKMVF from the coding sequence ATGAAAATATTAACAAAAATATGGGATTGGATTGGCACTTGCGGCATAGCATTTGCCGTCACTTTATTCATTAGTATCTTTATATTCCAACCATATAAAGTTGAAGGGCATTCTATGGACCCAACTTTGCACGATCAGGAGCGGATATACGTTTCAAAACTTCAGCACACATTTTTATCCATACCCGATTATAAAGATATAGTAATTATCGACAGCCGGATTAACCGGGACCGCACTTTAAAAGATGATGTTTTGGAGTTTCCCGTCTTTCAACTTTTATTAGGGAAAACAGATCATATTTACTATGTAAAGAGAGTCATCGGAAAACCCGGAGACGTTATCGAGTTTAAGGACAATAAGTTTTATCGCAACGGTGTGGAGTTAAACGAGCCTTATATCAAAGAGGCTATGAATTATGCTTCTGAAGAAAAGTGGGTTGTTCCGGAAAATCATATTTTTGTAATGGGGGATAACCGCAATTTCAGCCATGACAGCAGAGCAATTGGTTTTATACCACTTGATCACAACATGGGTAAGATGGTCTTCTAA
- a CDS encoding AAA family ATPase gives MHLKKITFQPEEYPTREYYPFNLKIFNETRSIVFTTPVTFFIGENGTGKSSLLKAIANKCNIHIWKSYESPGYIRNEYCDDLYKHIDVEWFKDYVPGSYFSSEIFSDFAHILDEWAKTDSAMLKYFGGESLVTKSHGQCHMAYFSGRYRIKGLYLLDEPENALSPKSQLQLLKLLKEMSKAGHAQFIIASHSPILLALTGTTIYSFDHIPVKQVKYEETDYYQIYKDFLNNKDKYLADL, from the coding sequence ATGCATTTAAAAAAAATAACCTTTCAACCGGAAGAATATCCGACCAGGGAATATTACCCGTTTAATTTAAAGATTTTCAACGAAACCCGCAGCATAGTTTTTACTACTCCGGTTACCTTTTTTATCGGTGAAAACGGTACGGGTAAATCAAGCTTACTTAAGGCCATTGCTAATAAGTGCAACATTCACATATGGAAATCATATGAAAGCCCGGGGTATATAAGAAACGAATATTGCGATGATCTCTACAAACACATAGATGTTGAATGGTTTAAGGATTACGTGCCCGGTTCTTATTTTTCATCAGAGATATTCAGTGACTTTGCACACATATTGGATGAATGGGCTAAAACAGACTCCGCTATGCTGAAATACTTTGGTGGGGAATCCTTGGTAACGAAATCACATGGTCAGTGTCACATGGCGTATTTTAGCGGCAGATATCGGATAAAAGGCCTATACCTTTTGGATGAACCGGAAAATGCTTTATCACCCAAAAGTCAATTGCAGCTGCTTAAGCTGCTTAAAGAGATGAGTAAGGCAGGACATGCACAATTTATTATAGCTTCCCATTCTCCCATTTTGCTTGCATTAACGGGAACTACTATTTATAGCTTTGACCATATTCCCGTTAAGCAGGTTAAATATGAAGAGACGGATTACTATCAAATTTATAAGGATTTCCTAAATAATAAAGACAAATATTTAGCTGATTTGTAA
- the rbr gene encoding rubrerythrin, translating to MQIKGTRTEKNLLTAFAGESQARNRYNYFAGAAKKEGYEQIAAVFAETADHEKEHAKRLFKFLQGGDVEITAAFPAGIIGTTIENLQASAAGENHEHAEMYPEFAKIAEEEGFPQIAAVFRAIAIAEDGHEKRFRALLENIQQDKVFQRSEKVTWKCRNCGYLHEGTQAPESCPACAHPKSYYELWRPNY from the coding sequence TTGCAAATCAAAGGAACCCGTACTGAAAAAAACCTTCTCACCGCCTTTGCGGGAGAATCCCAAGCCAGAAATCGCTATAATTATTTTGCCGGCGCAGCTAAAAAAGAAGGTTACGAGCAAATCGCGGCTGTATTCGCGGAAACAGCGGATCATGAAAAGGAACATGCCAAGCGCCTGTTTAAATTTTTACAAGGCGGGGATGTGGAAATTACCGCTGCCTTTCCCGCGGGGATTATCGGCACTACAATAGAAAACCTACAAGCTTCCGCAGCCGGAGAAAACCACGAGCATGCCGAAATGTACCCCGAATTTGCTAAAATCGCGGAAGAAGAAGGCTTCCCGCAAATTGCCGCTGTATTCAGAGCCATTGCGATAGCTGAAGACGGTCATGAAAAACGGTTCCGCGCTCTTTTGGAAAACATTCAACAGGACAAAGTTTTTCAGCGGTCTGAAAAGGTAACCTGGAAATGCCGCAATTGCGGTTACCTGCATGAAGGTACCCAGGCTCCCGAAAGCTGCCCGGCCTGTGCTCACCCCAAAAGCTATTATGAGCTATGGCGCCCCAATTACTAA
- the rd gene encoding rubredoxin has translation MDLKALHKISYGLYIITSRKDGQINGQIANTVFQISSDPPTVAVSINKQNLTNEFIRKSKVFGVSILAQEAPLSLIGQFGFKSGRDIDKFKDINYKSGTTGVPCISDHVLACLEAEVINEVDAGTHHIFIGRITNAEVLLEGVPMTYAHYHQVKRGSVPQTAPVYVPKQTGREEKMDKYVCDVCGYVYDPDQGDPENGIAPGTPFDKLPEDWTCPVCGAGKNEFSPES, from the coding sequence TTGGATTTAAAAGCTTTGCACAAAATCAGCTACGGCCTTTATATTATAACATCGAGAAAAGACGGGCAGATTAATGGTCAGATAGCCAACACGGTTTTTCAAATTTCCAGTGATCCCCCTACCGTAGCGGTAAGTATTAATAAGCAAAATTTGACCAACGAATTTATCAGGAAGAGTAAAGTTTTCGGAGTATCCATACTGGCTCAGGAAGCCCCCCTGTCACTGATCGGACAATTTGGCTTTAAATCCGGCAGAGATATTGATAAATTCAAGGATATTAACTACAAATCAGGTACCACTGGGGTGCCCTGTATATCAGATCATGTGTTGGCCTGTTTGGAAGCCGAGGTTATCAATGAGGTGGATGCCGGAACACACCATATATTCATCGGCCGGATAACCAACGCCGAAGTACTTTTAGAAGGCGTTCCCATGACCTATGCCCATTACCACCAGGTGAAGAGGGGATCAGTACCCCAAACCGCCCCGGTTTACGTGCCAAAACAAACTGGAAGGGAAGAAAAAATGGATAAATACGTATGTGATGTTTGCGGCTATGTTTACGATCCGGATCAAGGCGACCCCGAAAATGGCATCGCCCCCGGTACTCCATTCGATAAGCTGCCGGAAGACTGGACTTGTCCGGTATGCGGTGCGGGTAAAAATGAATTCTCACCGGAAAGTTAA
- a CDS encoding heparan-alpha-glucosaminide N-acetyltransferase — translation MEQPINRRLREIDILRGIALALMIVYHLLYDLNVFFNFSIAYDKGLFYLTGKSAAVLFILVAGISSSFSRNNIYRGLKLITWGCVIFLITYIVVPGSNIVFGILQFLGVCLLLYPMFKNISSSVLAAAGTAIILIDEFIAQLSVSQNWLVPLGFREPSFSSVDYFPLIPWLGVFLWGLSISKIIYKQKNSLIKAENKLFKPFSAIGKHTLVIYLVHQPIIMAALYLIIDPIDFFNMFENIWATS, via the coding sequence ATGGAACAGCCTATTAACCGGCGATTACGGGAAATTGACATACTCAGAGGTATAGCTCTGGCATTGATGATTGTCTATCATCTTCTTTACGACCTAAATGTGTTTTTCAACTTTAGCATAGCTTACGATAAAGGTTTATTTTACTTGACGGGTAAATCAGCTGCCGTATTGTTTATTCTGGTAGCCGGAATTAGCAGTTCTTTTAGCAGAAATAATATCTATAGAGGTCTAAAATTAATTACCTGGGGCTGCGTTATTTTTCTAATAACCTATATAGTTGTGCCGGGCTCTAATATTGTGTTTGGAATATTACAGTTTTTAGGCGTTTGCCTGCTACTTTACCCAATGTTTAAAAATATTTCTTCTTCTGTACTGGCTGCGGCAGGTACGGCTATTATTCTAATTGATGAATTTATTGCGCAATTATCAGTCAGTCAAAACTGGCTTGTGCCACTGGGATTTAGGGAGCCAAGTTTTTCTTCCGTAGATTACTTTCCATTAATCCCCTGGCTCGGCGTGTTTCTATGGGGATTATCAATAAGCAAGATAATCTACAAACAGAAAAATAGCCTAATCAAAGCAGAAAATAAGCTTTTCAAGCCCTTTTCCGCTATCGGAAAACATACGCTTGTTATTTATCTTGTCCACCAACCCATTATTATGGCTGCTTTGTATTTAATAATCGACCCCATAGATTTTTTTAATATGTTTGAAAATATTTGGGCAACAAGTTAA
- a CDS encoding response regulator transcription factor, with product MDRLNILVCDDDTAIVDALEIYLKHENYGVIKAYTGTQALKALSEHNIHLVLLDIMMPELDGLATTIKIREELNIPIIILSAKSEDTDKITGLNFGADDYVTKPFNPLELMARVKSQMRRYTALGSLAPQSNILKTGSLEIDPEAKELRVDGDVVKLTATEYGIMLFLMRNMGHVFSTGQIYEHVWNEPSYSAENTVPVHIRRIREKIEINPKEPKYLKVVWGIGYKIEKY from the coding sequence GTGGACAGACTGAATATCTTGGTGTGCGATGACGATACCGCCATAGTTGATGCTTTGGAAATATACTTAAAACACGAAAATTATGGAGTAATAAAAGCTTATACAGGAACCCAGGCTTTAAAAGCTTTATCCGAGCATAATATTCACTTGGTTTTATTGGACATTATGATGCCCGAACTGGATGGTCTTGCGACAACCATAAAAATTCGTGAGGAGCTAAATATACCTATCATCATATTATCAGCCAAATCGGAGGATACGGATAAAATCACCGGTCTGAACTTTGGCGCGGATGATTATGTAACAAAACCGTTTAATCCGTTAGAGCTAATGGCCAGAGTAAAATCACAAATGCGCCGTTACACCGCGCTGGGCAGTTTGGCTCCCCAAAGTAATATTCTGAAAACGGGCAGTTTGGAGATTGACCCGGAAGCAAAGGAATTAAGGGTAGATGGGGACGTTGTTAAGCTGACCGCCACTGAATATGGTATTATGTTGTTTCTTATGAGAAACATGGGCCATGTATTTTCAACCGGACAAATTTATGAACATGTCTGGAATGAACCGTCATATTCCGCGGAAAATACCGTTCCGGTACATATAAGGCGCATTAGAGAAAAAATAGAAATTAATCCTAAGGAACCAAAATATTTGAAGGTGGTATGGGGTATTGGATATAAAATTGAAAAGTATTAA
- a CDS encoding MarR family transcriptional regulator, whose protein sequence is MSTNEMVLKALAGAKEPLKAGDIAEVAGIDKKEVDKAIKALKKEGKIATPKRCYYALGE, encoded by the coding sequence ATGAGTACAAACGAGATGGTGCTGAAAGCCTTGGCAGGCGCTAAAGAGCCGTTAAAAGCGGGGGATATTGCGGAAGTTGCGGGCATTGATAAAAAGGAAGTTGATAAGGCTATCAAGGCTTTAAAAAAAGAAGGCAAAATAGCGACGCCCAAAAGGTGCTACTATGCTTTAGGTGAATAA